One segment of Paenibacillus rhizovicinus DNA contains the following:
- the cysK gene encoding cysteine synthase A produces the protein MAGIAKKLTDLIGNTPMLELSNFGDKQQAQASIVAKLEYFNPAGSVKDRIGYAMIKDAEERGLLKPGSVIIEPTSGNTGVGLAFAAAALGYRLIIVLPESFSMERRKLLTALGAELILTPAMEGMAGAIQKAEELAAEIPDSFIPQQFENPANPAIHKQTTAEEIWRDTEGAVDIFVAGVGTGGTISGVGEGLKAKKPSVQIVAVEPFDSQVLAGGPKGSHAIQGIGAGFVPGNYNREVVDEIIPVHNEEAIETAKALAKTEGLLVGISSGAAAFAAVTLAKRPGNEGKTIVVLLPDTGERYLSTALFD, from the coding sequence ATGGCAGGCATCGCCAAGAAATTAACGGATTTGATCGGCAATACGCCGATGCTGGAGCTCTCGAACTTCGGGGACAAGCAGCAGGCGCAGGCGAGCATCGTCGCCAAACTTGAATATTTCAATCCGGCCGGCAGCGTAAAAGATCGCATCGGCTACGCGATGATCAAGGATGCGGAGGAACGCGGGCTATTGAAGCCGGGGTCCGTTATCATTGAGCCGACGAGCGGCAATACGGGCGTGGGGCTTGCTTTTGCGGCTGCTGCGTTAGGTTACCGGCTGATTATCGTGCTGCCGGAGAGCTTCAGCATGGAGCGGCGGAAGCTGCTTACTGCGCTAGGAGCGGAACTGATTCTGACGCCGGCGATGGAAGGCATGGCAGGCGCGATCCAGAAAGCCGAGGAGCTTGCGGCCGAGATTCCGGACTCGTTCATTCCGCAGCAATTCGAGAACCCGGCCAATCCGGCTATTCACAAACAGACCACGGCGGAAGAAATTTGGCGGGACACGGAAGGCGCCGTCGATATTTTCGTCGCGGGCGTAGGCACGGGCGGCACGATCTCCGGCGTCGGCGAAGGCTTGAAGGCGAAGAAGCCTTCCGTCCAAATCGTCGCGGTCGAGCCGTTCGATTCGCAGGTGCTGGCCGGCGGACCGAAAGGCAGCCATGCGATCCAAGGCATTGGCGCGGGCTTCGTGCCGGGCAATTACAATCGCGAGGTGGTCGACGAGATTATTCCGGTCCATAACGAGGAAGCGATCGAAACGGCAAAGGCGCTGGCCAAGACGGAAGGCCTGCTCGTAGGCATCTCCTCGGGCGCTGCGGCGTTTGCCGCTGTGACCCTTGCGAAACGTCCGGGCAACGAAGGCAAAACGATCGTCGTGCTGCTGCCGGATACCGGCGAGCGGTATTTGTCCACCGCTTTGTTCGACTAA
- a CDS encoding GNAT family N-acetyltransferase, producing MGEEHARPVDFTGPAENTSFIIRSAEADEIPIVHRIMRQAFEQFRDRIIPPSGALLEEIADIEAKFKRGGGALLAWLGGEAVGSVQIDFAADYMYIGRLSVVDSARGLGLGTALMEAAERIAVGRGYVETRIGVRLSVPKNVPFYLGMGYEVLEHREYPARTDSWYVMRKRLEGAER from the coding sequence ATGGGGGAGGAACATGCGAGACCGGTTGATTTCACTGGACCGGCGGAAAATACGAGCTTCATCATTCGATCGGCAGAGGCGGACGAAATTCCGATCGTGCATCGGATCATGCGGCAAGCCTTTGAACAATTCAGGGATCGGATCATCCCTCCTTCCGGTGCCCTGCTTGAAGAAATCGCCGATATCGAAGCTAAATTCAAGCGCGGCGGCGGAGCATTGCTGGCATGGCTTGGCGGCGAGGCTGTCGGTTCGGTGCAGATTGATTTTGCCGCGGATTATATGTATATCGGAAGGTTATCCGTGGTCGATAGCGCAAGAGGCCTGGGACTCGGAACGGCATTAATGGAAGCGGCGGAGCGGATCGCCGTCGGCCGTGGATATGTCGAAACGAGAATCGGTGTCCGATTGTCGGTGCCGAAGAATGTTCCGTTCTATCTGGGCATGGGTTACGAAGTGCTGGAGCACCGCGAATATCCGGCGCGTACGGACTCCTGGTACGTGATGCGCAAACGGCTGGAAGGAGCAGAACGATGA
- a CDS encoding GNAT family N-acetyltransferase gives MHEPILRDVEINNPDLLQLIARLDAYLYEIYPPEEVFVVDLDDPHLSDIHFVVAYVDGNPVGCGAIKEIDEASTELKRFYVEPAYRNQGIAGRLLRYLEEKARGLRYAEIRLETGIPQVEAVAFYKKNGYSSIEPYGEYIGCPSSLCFEKQL, from the coding sequence ATGCATGAACCCATACTGAGAGACGTAGAGATAAATAACCCCGATTTGCTGCAATTGATCGCAAGGCTGGATGCCTACTTATATGAGATCTACCCGCCGGAGGAAGTATTCGTCGTCGATTTGGACGACCCTCACTTGTCCGATATTCATTTCGTCGTCGCCTACGTGGACGGTAATCCCGTCGGCTGCGGCGCGATCAAGGAAATCGACGAGGCTTCCACGGAGCTGAAACGGTTCTACGTGGAGCCGGCATACCGCAATCAAGGCATTGCCGGGCGGCTTCTTCGTTATTTGGAAGAGAAGGCGCGTGGGCTCCGGTACGCCGAGATACGTTTGGAGACGGGGATTCCCCAGGTCGAAGCGGTCGCTTTTTACAAGAAAAACGGATACTCTTCCATCGAACCGTACGGCGAATATATCGGCTGCCCGTCGAGCTTATGTTTCGAGAAGCAGCTGTAA
- a CDS encoding GNAT family N-acetyltransferase has translation MNPLLIDIPTHFETERLMIRVPRPGDGRVVCEAMKASLKELQPWLPFAQEEPTEEGVESNLRLAYARFVQREDIRLLIFDKANGQFIGSSGLHNPNWNVRKFEIGYWIDTRHSGKGYMTEAVQGITVFAFTELMARRVEIRVDALNERSQAIPMRLGYWHEGTLRNEDLSADGTRVRDTYVFAMIP, from the coding sequence ATGAACCCATTGCTGATTGATATTCCGACGCATTTCGAAACGGAGCGGCTGATGATCCGCGTCCCCCGTCCCGGCGACGGGCGCGTCGTATGCGAAGCGATGAAGGCTTCGCTGAAGGAGCTGCAGCCATGGCTGCCTTTTGCCCAGGAAGAGCCGACCGAAGAAGGCGTGGAGTCCAATCTGCGCTTGGCCTATGCCAGATTCGTGCAGCGGGAAGACATTCGGCTGCTTATCTTCGATAAGGCGAACGGCCAATTCATCGGCTCCTCCGGCCTGCACAATCCGAACTGGAACGTGCGGAAGTTCGAGATCGGCTATTGGATCGACACGCGCCACAGCGGCAAAGGCTACATGACGGAAGCGGTGCAGGGCATTACGGTATTCGCGTTCACGGAACTGATGGCGCGCAGGGTGGAGATTCGCGTGGACGCCTTGAACGAGCGAAGCCAGGCGATTCCGATGCGGCTGGGTTACTGGCATGAGGGAACGCTGCGCAATGAGGATCTGTCCGCGGACGGCACGCGGGTGCGGGATACGTATGTTTTTGCAATGATTCCATAG
- a CDS encoding HAD family hydrolase, with protein sequence MSRKQLILDAGGVIVTNLTPGFWEMISDAAGQPYESIREAYGAEIRDGLWDGSLPEDDFWRWLNAVCPALTEQEAKELLHRNMSLLPAFQCIPAWSELADVHILSNHRAEWLAPYLEALLPHLRHVVISSEAGAVKPSAAIFEQLHRKLDGNASILYVDDHRNNIHAAERAGWQGLLADEQGAWIGQVNHWLAN encoded by the coding sequence ATGAGCAGAAAACAGTTGATCCTGGATGCCGGGGGCGTAATCGTGACGAACTTGACCCCCGGTTTCTGGGAGATGATCAGCGATGCGGCGGGCCAGCCCTATGAAAGCATCAGGGAGGCGTATGGGGCCGAAATTCGCGATGGTTTATGGGACGGCAGCTTGCCGGAAGATGATTTCTGGCGCTGGCTGAACGCGGTTTGTCCGGCGCTGACGGAGCAGGAGGCCAAGGAACTGCTGCATCGGAATATGTCGCTGCTGCCGGCGTTTCAGTGCATTCCGGCATGGAGCGAGCTGGCGGACGTTCACATTCTGAGCAACCACCGCGCCGAATGGCTGGCTCCTTACTTGGAGGCGCTGCTGCCGCATCTGCGTCATGTCGTTATCTCCAGCGAGGCGGGCGCCGTCAAACCGTCCGCTGCGATTTTCGAACAGCTGCATCGGAAGCTGGACGGGAACGCGTCGATTCTGTACGTCGACGACCACCGGAACAACATTCACGCCGCCGAACGCGCTGGGTGGCAGGGACTGCTTGCGGACGAGCAAGGCGCATGGATCGGGCAAGTGAATCATTGGCTAGCGAATTGA
- a CDS encoding VOC family protein, with protein MAVKLDMVGIVVSDMKRALDFYRVLGFEIPEEDNGHPHVEIKHDGVRIAFDTVEVARDVYGSWDEPSGHRIELAFRCESAEELNALHLKIAGQGYEVRREPWDAFWGQRYALVADPDGNLISLFA; from the coding sequence ATGGCCGTTAAGCTGGATATGGTCGGCATCGTCGTCAGCGATATGAAGCGGGCGCTCGACTTTTATCGCGTGCTCGGATTCGAGATTCCCGAAGAGGATAACGGGCATCCGCACGTGGAAATCAAGCACGACGGCGTGCGCATCGCGTTCGATACCGTCGAGGTTGCCAGGGACGTTTACGGCAGCTGGGACGAGCCTTCCGGGCACCGGATCGAGCTTGCATTCCGATGCGAGAGCGCAGAGGAGCTGAACGCGCTGCACCTGAAGATCGCCGGTCAAGGCTACGAGGTGCGCCGCGAGCCGTGGGACGCCTTCTGGGGCCAGCGCTACGCCCTCGTCGCCGACCCGGACGGGAATCTGATCAGCTTGTTCGCCTAA
- a CDS encoding GIY-YIG nuclease family protein, producing MDTAGPFVFKASNYPEKPGCYLMRDAAGQLLYVGKSKKLRSRLRSYFTTRHTRKRTYELVANIASIEIILVNNETESLLLENNLIKIHKPPYNRALKKDNSGYAYLELTGERIPRLAVHYRDRREPAPASGARYGTTANVSGSGDAAVRERAQAEYSAEPEEKHEVGRSQGEAAAQIAAGSEAGMSARPGMLSVRQPGGTGHGEKASERKRSAGYPNANANANAKASSNSSVNANAKANSKTAGETPAYEPKRFGPFANARFRTELLEFLADHYKLRSCAVLPKRACLLYHLGRCSGVCEGHITEEAYAQDVKQLSELLFGGTKDALIARMYGQMAEYAEQLKFEKAQNMLEHIRNLEKTPERQIVDRETSLNQEVLYFGDEGVMIAKVQQGMLRDFQLHELERGFAETACDRFLIQRYRIETKPDELIVNRIADPAAVRRALRRPGEGQAPGLRITQPKRGLKHELLQLCKQNYEYRKGGGE from the coding sequence ATGGATACTGCGGGGCCGTTTGTATTCAAGGCCAGCAATTACCCGGAGAAGCCGGGCTGTTATTTGATGCGGGACGCAGCCGGACAGCTGCTGTACGTCGGCAAGTCGAAGAAGCTGCGGAGCCGCCTGCGGTCGTATTTCACGACCCGCCATACGCGCAAACGGACGTACGAGCTCGTCGCGAATATCGCCAGCATCGAGATCATTCTCGTGAATAATGAAACGGAAAGCCTGCTGCTTGAAAATAACTTGATCAAAATACATAAGCCCCCCTATAACCGCGCGTTGAAAAAGGACAACAGCGGCTATGCGTATTTGGAGCTGACCGGGGAACGCATTCCGCGGCTGGCGGTCCATTACAGAGACCGGAGGGAGCCTGCGCCGGCGTCAGGGGCGAGGTACGGTACGACAGCGAATGTCAGTGGTAGCGGGGATGCAGCCGTCCGCGAGCGCGCTCAAGCCGAGTATTCGGCGGAACCGGAAGAGAAGCATGAAGTCGGCCGAAGCCAGGGAGAAGCCGCAGCGCAGATCGCAGCCGGCAGCGAGGCAGGCATGTCCGCTCGGCCGGGCATGCTTTCGGTGCGGCAACCGGGCGGCACCGGGCACGGGGAGAAGGCTTCCGAGCGGAAGCGGAGCGCCGGTTATCCCAACGCGAATGCTAACGCCAATGCCAAAGCCAGCTCTAACTCCAGTGTGAACGCCAATGCCAAAGCCAACTCCAAAACCGCCGGAGAAACGCCCGCGTACGAACCGAAGCGGTTCGGTCCGTTCGCGAATGCGAGATTCCGCACGGAGCTGCTGGAGTTTCTGGCGGATCATTACAAGCTGCGCTCTTGCGCGGTGCTGCCGAAACGCGCTTGCCTGCTCTACCATCTCGGCAGATGCAGCGGCGTTTGCGAAGGCCATATCACCGAGGAAGCGTACGCGCAGGACGTGAAGCAGCTGTCGGAGCTGCTGTTCGGCGGAACGAAGGATGCGCTCATCGCGCGCATGTACGGCCAAATGGCCGAGTACGCGGAGCAGCTGAAGTTCGAGAAGGCGCAGAACATGCTGGAGCATATCCGCAATTTGGAGAAAACGCCGGAGCGTCAGATCGTCGACCGGGAAACGAGCCTCAATCAAGAGGTGCTTTATTTCGGCGACGAAGGCGTCATGATCGCGAAAGTGCAGCAGGGCATGCTGCGGGATTTCCAGCTTCACGAGCTGGAGCGGGGGTTTGCGGAAACCGCCTGCGACCGGTTCTTGATTCAAAGGTACCGGATAGAGACGAAGCCGGACGAGCTGATCGTCAATCGAATCGCCGATCCCGCCGCGGTTCGCAGGGCGCTTCGCCGACCAGGGGAGGGACAGGCCCCCGGCTTGCGCATCACGCAGCCGAAGCGCGGCCTGAAGCATGAGCTGCTGCAGCTGTGCAAGCAGAATTACGAATACCGCAAGGGCGGCGGCGAGTAA
- a CDS encoding lipid II flippase Amj family protein — MLTNLLIVFAMTTIIHTAETLSYAVRLAGVRLNKIAVALSLTGIIVLVSRTANMVQGPIAAKFVDYGRTHASFPMLHYLRVTLLASSVGTLIAIILFPTCVNLFGRMISKLEIAGSVPKMITSVTVGQLKNTRHYIRLPRFNLSRYRYLGISKTFMLLSILVTSFYTVGVLAALYAAHLFPHVSTTASQASGIINGIATILLTIFIDPQLGLITDKALSNAEYRTKLGKIYVVLMTTRFLGTMLAQLILLPAAYVIGYFVQLI, encoded by the coding sequence TTGCTGACTAATCTGTTGATCGTCTTCGCCATGACGACGATCATTCATACGGCGGAGACGCTTTCGTATGCCGTTCGGCTTGCTGGCGTGCGGCTTAATAAAATCGCGGTTGCCCTATCTTTGACGGGAATCATCGTGCTTGTCTCGCGGACGGCGAATATGGTTCAAGGGCCGATTGCGGCTAAATTCGTCGATTACGGGCGAACCCATGCGTCGTTTCCGATGCTTCATTATTTGCGCGTGACTTTGCTTGCCTCTTCGGTCGGCACGCTCATCGCCATTATCCTGTTTCCGACCTGCGTGAACCTCTTCGGCCGCATGATTTCGAAGCTGGAGATTGCCGGATCCGTGCCGAAAATGATTACGAGCGTGACCGTCGGCCAGCTCAAAAACACGCGGCATTACATTCGTTTGCCCCGGTTCAATCTCAGCCGATACCGGTACTTGGGGATATCGAAGACGTTCATGCTGCTCAGCATTCTCGTCACGTCCTTCTATACCGTCGGCGTGCTGGCGGCGCTGTACGCAGCTCACTTGTTTCCTCATGTCAGCACGACGGCCTCGCAAGCGTCCGGTATCATCAACGGCATCGCGACAATTTTGCTGACGATCTTCATCGATCCGCAGCTCGGCTTGATTACGGACAAGGCGCTCAGCAACGCGGAATACCGCACGAAGCTCGGGAAAATCTACGTGGTGCTCATGACGACGCGGTTTCTCGGCACGATGCTCGCGCAGCTGATTCTATTGCCGGCGGCGTATGTAATCGGTTATTTCGTTCAATTGATCTAG
- a CDS encoding glycosyltransferase, which produces MAFASSKPFVSIVIPFYNDPYVTEAIESVLAQTYRDYEIIVVDDGSNAHQDLLGRYEDRIHYIGQSNGGTASALNSGFRLASGKYVAWLSSDDRFYPDKIKRQVEAMERTGSLISHTGFDVIDGRGKMTAFDIIPPDIASGDFYRAFQQSNPVNGSTVVMTKELFRLIGPFSETMRYTHDLDYWFRVLLSGTPFLLLPEPLCAYRRHEEMGTVKHKEAIELEVKGTFAKYEARWKLYLRQLGLVPRAREIVKKQGSVKRR; this is translated from the coding sequence ATGGCATTCGCTTCATCCAAACCGTTCGTCTCGATCGTCATTCCGTTCTATAACGACCCCTACGTGACGGAGGCGATCGAGAGCGTGCTCGCGCAGACGTACCGCGATTACGAGATCATCGTCGTCGACGACGGCTCGAACGCGCATCAAGACCTGCTCGGCCGGTACGAGGACCGCATCCATTACATCGGCCAGTCGAACGGCGGCACGGCAAGCGCGCTGAACAGCGGTTTCCGCTTGGCGAGCGGCAAGTACGTCGCTTGGCTCAGCTCCGACGACCGCTTCTACCCGGACAAAATCAAACGCCAGGTCGAAGCGATGGAGCGAACGGGCTCGCTGATCAGCCATACCGGGTTTGACGTGATCGACGGGCGCGGCAAAATGACGGCCTTCGACATCATTCCCCCGGACATCGCCTCCGGCGATTTCTACCGCGCCTTTCAGCAGAGCAACCCCGTGAACGGCTCGACGGTCGTCATGACGAAGGAGCTGTTTCGTCTCATTGGACCGTTCAGCGAAACGATGCGGTACACGCATGATTTGGATTATTGGTTCCGGGTACTGTTGTCGGGAACGCCGTTCCTGCTCTTGCCGGAGCCGTTGTGCGCCTACCGCAGGCACGAAGAAATGGGGACCGTGAAGCACAAAGAGGCGATCGAGCTAGAGGTCAAAGGTACTTTCGCCAAATACGAAGCGCGCTGGAAGCTTTACTTAAGGCAGCTCGGGCTCGTTCCGCGGGCAAGGGAGATCGTGAAGAAGCAAGGTTCCGTCAAGCGCCGCTAA